In the Haloferula helveola genome, one interval contains:
- a CDS encoding DUF3592 domain-containing protein, with product MAQRTTGARIYLTLIGLLLALAGAVFSWLMWRSFSRASRIDSWPQVPCAILESAVESRRDDPDWGDDMPQGFRFRVRYSYDFEEKNHESDRYRLRGSSWSSSEAGARELVERYPAGSVAECRVSPDDPALAVLEGESRAPGYSLWFPLLFFVGGIGVVIGAWRR from the coding sequence ATGGCCCAACGCACCACTGGAGCTCGCATCTATCTGACCCTCATCGGGCTGCTGCTGGCCCTCGCGGGTGCGGTCTTCTCGTGGCTGATGTGGAGGAGTTTCTCACGCGCCAGCCGGATCGACTCGTGGCCGCAAGTACCGTGCGCGATCCTCGAGTCGGCGGTCGAATCGCGCCGCGATGATCCGGATTGGGGCGACGACATGCCCCAGGGATTCCGCTTCCGGGTCCGCTACAGCTATGACTTCGAGGAGAAGAACCACGAATCCGACCGCTACCGGCTTCGCGGATCATCGTGGAGTTCGTCGGAAGCCGGCGCGCGCGAACTGGTCGAGCGCTACCCTGCTGGCTCGGTCGCCGAGTGCCGGGTCAGTCCCGACGACCCGGCGCTGGCCGTGCTCGAGGGCGAATCCCGCGCGCCAGGCTACTCGCTGTGGTTCCCGTTGCTGTTCTTTGTCGGAGGCATCGGGGTCGTCATCGGAGCTTGGCGGCGCTGA
- a CDS encoding pyruvate carboxylase, protein MAANRGEIAIRIFRAANELGLRTVSIYAEEDRFSRHRFKADEAYQLDSEKGPVGAYLDYEGIVALAKAKGVTMIHPGYGFLSENAAFARACEREGITFIGPSPELLERMGDKTAARELAQKFEVPVLPGTEDAVTDPDEAAKIAEEIGFPLIIKAAFGGGGRGMRVVDRPSDLRGLLAEAQGEAEKAFGNPAVFLERYISRAKHIEVQILGDRHGNVVHLHERDCSVQRRYQKVVEIAPSVELDPVVRGELCDAAVRLANGIGYNNAGTVEFLYDMDRQDWFFIEMNPRIQVEHTVTECVTGIDLVRSQILVAKDFKLHEDEISIPAQDEIPCNGYAIQCRITTEDPTRNFAPDYGRILNYRSAAGFGVRLDAGSGDAGSVITPFYDSMLVKLTTMGRSFDIACQRMDRALREFRIRGVKTNIPFLENVIADPTFRSGQAHTKLIDSKPELLKFKPRRDRATKLLAYLSDVTINGNPTAKGWKPQQPIPLPRVPHTQKDISFSGTGSRELLLEKGPDEFCKWIREQKRLLITDTSMRDAHQSLIATRMRTTDMLRIADAYTNGLPAMFSLEMWGGATFDTAMRFLKECPWERLRRLREKIPNILFQMLFRGSNAVGYSNYPDNVVAGFVKHSADAGMDIFRIFDSLNYLPNMKVAMEAARDHGKVLCEAAICYTGDILDDSRTKFSLDYYISKAKELEKMGAHILAIKDMAGLCKPQAAYNLVDALKQEIEIPIHFHTHDTSGLNAASVIAAARAGVDIVDLAMASMSGSTSQPNLNSVCAALANSELDPQLDFDTLNEVSDYWEATLEQYEPFDSAPRAGTAEVYEHEMPGGQYTNLREQANAMGLGHRWREIARTYAEVNQLFGDIVKVTPSSKVVGDMAMFLITRGIKPADVTKLKPGSIDWPESVIDMLAGGLGQPDGGWPADLQKVVLNNKPSTTRRPGELAESVNLRQTRESLADLVKRDPTDDDLYSHLMYPQVFADFRDVRVKYDNLSGLPTPAFFYGLSAGEEIEVEIDPGKTLFIKLVSIGEADKDGQRTLFYELNGMPRESVVTDRALAADAGPARQKGDANDPKQVCAPMPGMVTEIAVSPGQEVKEGEKLVVLEAMKMLTTVSATADGTVKEAFVSKGDQVDSDDLLLRLE, encoded by the coding sequence ATGGCCGCGAACCGCGGCGAGATCGCCATCCGGATCTTCCGGGCAGCCAACGAACTCGGACTCCGAACGGTCTCGATCTACGCCGAGGAAGACCGCTTCTCCCGTCACCGGTTCAAGGCTGACGAAGCTTACCAGTTGGACTCCGAAAAAGGCCCGGTCGGCGCCTATCTGGACTACGAGGGCATCGTTGCTCTCGCGAAAGCCAAGGGTGTCACGATGATCCATCCCGGCTATGGGTTTCTCTCGGAGAACGCCGCCTTCGCCCGCGCCTGCGAACGGGAGGGCATCACTTTCATCGGCCCCTCCCCTGAGTTGCTCGAGCGGATGGGCGACAAGACCGCAGCCCGGGAGCTAGCCCAGAAGTTCGAGGTTCCGGTTCTACCCGGAACCGAGGACGCGGTCACCGATCCGGATGAAGCCGCGAAGATTGCCGAAGAGATCGGGTTCCCTCTGATCATCAAGGCCGCCTTCGGTGGTGGTGGACGCGGGATGCGGGTGGTCGACCGCCCGTCGGACCTGCGGGGCCTACTTGCGGAAGCACAGGGCGAGGCCGAGAAGGCTTTCGGAAATCCCGCCGTCTTCCTCGAGCGCTACATTTCTCGCGCCAAGCACATCGAGGTCCAGATCCTTGGTGACCGGCACGGCAACGTGGTGCATCTCCACGAGCGCGACTGCTCGGTGCAGCGACGCTATCAGAAGGTCGTCGAGATCGCGCCGTCGGTGGAACTCGACCCGGTCGTCCGTGGTGAACTGTGCGACGCCGCCGTGCGTCTCGCCAACGGCATCGGCTACAACAATGCCGGCACCGTCGAGTTCCTCTACGACATGGATCGGCAGGACTGGTTCTTCATCGAAATGAACCCGCGGATCCAGGTCGAGCACACCGTCACCGAGTGCGTCACGGGGATCGACCTCGTCCGCTCTCAGATCCTGGTAGCGAAGGACTTCAAACTCCACGAGGACGAGATCTCGATTCCCGCTCAGGATGAGATCCCGTGCAACGGCTACGCGATCCAGTGCCGCATCACGACCGAGGATCCGACCCGCAACTTCGCGCCCGATTACGGACGTATCCTCAACTATCGCTCCGCGGCCGGCTTCGGCGTCCGGCTCGATGCCGGCTCGGGAGACGCCGGTTCGGTGATCACTCCCTTCTACGACTCGATGCTCGTCAAGCTGACGACCATGGGCCGCAGCTTCGATATCGCCTGCCAGCGGATGGACCGCGCCCTCCGCGAGTTCCGGATCCGCGGCGTGAAAACCAACATCCCGTTCCTCGAGAATGTGATCGCGGATCCCACCTTCCGCTCGGGCCAGGCACACACCAAGCTGATCGACTCGAAGCCGGAGTTGCTGAAGTTCAAGCCCCGCCGGGACCGCGCCACCAAGCTGCTTGCCTATCTTTCGGACGTCACGATCAACGGCAACCCGACCGCCAAAGGCTGGAAACCACAGCAGCCGATCCCCCTTCCCCGCGTCCCCCATACCCAAAAGGACATCAGCTTCTCGGGCACCGGATCGAGGGAGCTGTTGCTGGAAAAGGGTCCGGACGAATTCTGCAAGTGGATCCGCGAACAGAAGCGCCTGCTGATCACCGACACCTCGATGCGCGACGCGCACCAGTCGCTTATCGCGACGCGGATGCGCACCACCGACATGCTGAGGATCGCGGACGCCTACACGAACGGGCTGCCCGCGATGTTCTCGCTCGAGATGTGGGGTGGCGCGACCTTCGATACCGCCATGCGCTTCCTCAAGGAATGCCCTTGGGAGAGGCTGCGGCGGCTGCGCGAGAAGATCCCGAACATCCTGTTCCAGATGCTCTTCCGCGGCTCCAATGCCGTCGGTTACTCGAACTATCCCGACAACGTCGTCGCGGGCTTCGTCAAGCACTCTGCCGACGCCGGGATGGACATCTTCCGGATCTTCGACTCGCTCAACTACCTGCCGAACATGAAGGTGGCGATGGAAGCCGCCCGCGATCACGGCAAGGTGCTGTGCGAAGCGGCGATTTGCTACACCGGTGACATCCTCGACGACTCCCGGACCAAGTTCTCGCTCGATTACTACATCTCGAAAGCCAAGGAGCTCGAGAAGATGGGAGCGCACATCCTCGCCATCAAGGACATGGCAGGCCTCTGCAAGCCTCAGGCCGCCTACAACCTCGTCGACGCGCTCAAACAGGAGATCGAGATTCCGATCCACTTCCACACCCACGACACGTCCGGACTGAACGCAGCATCGGTGATCGCGGCCGCGCGAGCGGGCGTGGACATCGTCGACCTCGCGATGGCCTCGATGTCCGGCTCGACCTCACAACCGAACCTGAATTCCGTCTGCGCGGCGCTCGCCAACTCCGAGCTCGATCCGCAGCTCGACTTCGACACGCTCAACGAGGTCTCGGACTACTGGGAAGCCACGCTCGAGCAGTACGAACCCTTCGACTCGGCTCCTCGGGCCGGCACCGCGGAGGTCTACGAGCACGAAATGCCCGGCGGCCAGTACACCAACCTACGGGAGCAGGCGAATGCGATGGGACTCGGCCACCGTTGGCGCGAGATCGCCCGCACCTATGCCGAGGTGAACCAACTCTTCGGAGACATCGTCAAGGTCACCCCCTCTTCGAAGGTCGTCGGCGACATGGCCATGTTCCTGATCACCCGGGGCATCAAGCCGGCCGACGTGACCAAGCTGAAGCCCGGTTCGATCGACTGGCCCGAGAGTGTTATCGACATGCTGGCAGGCGGACTCGGTCAACCCGACGGCGGCTGGCCCGCCGACCTGCAGAAGGTCGTGCTCAACAACAAGCCCTCGACCACCCGCCGCCCCGGCGAACTCGCCGAGTCGGTCAACCTCCGCCAGACCCGCGAAAGCCTCGCCGACCTCGTCAAGCGGGATCCGACCGATGACGATCTGTATTCCCACCTGATGTATCCCCAGGTCTTCGCCGACTTCCGGGACGTTAGGGTCAAGTACGACAACCTTAGTGGACTCCCGACACCGGCGTTCTTCTACGGCCTTTCGGCCGGCGAGGAAATCGAGGTGGAGATCGACCCCGGCAAGACCCTGTTCATCAAGCTGGTATCGATTGGCGAAGCGGACAAAGACGGCCAACGCACGCTTTTCTACGAGCTCAACGGAATGCCGCGGGAGAGCGTGGTAACCGATCGGGCCCTCGCGGCCGACGCGGGACCGGCACGCCAAAAGGGCGACGCGAACGACCCGAAACAGGTTTGCGCGCCGATGCCCGGCATGGTCACCGAGATCGCGGTCTCGCCCGGACAGGAAGTCAAGGAGGGCGAAAAACTGGTGGTACTCGAGGCCATGAAAATGCTGACCACGGTGAGCGCCACTGCGGACGGCACGGTCAAGGAGGCGTTCGTATCGAAAGGCGACCAGGTCGACAGCGACGATCTCCTCCTCCGACTTGAGTGA
- a CDS encoding prephenate dehydrogenase, translated as MEFNKVAILGGGLLGGSLALRLQGMTEVTLWARREESVEKARELGVAISTTDLKEAVAGADLVVLSVPVGVMPELVTRAIDEGLPDDALLTDVGSVKSAVHQSLRSVLEGRKFRFIGGHPMAGSETQGIGSATSDLFDGAMCLLTDDDKVGDPSVGRLESFWRAVGCRVRWMDAAAHDELVARISHFPHVMAAATAMVGLETPGDARFGGGGLRDTTRVASGDPAMWAEILMENATAVSASVRQAGEALGEMLAMLERGDHEALLGWLELARDRHQAGREQQHDEFE; from the coding sequence ATGGAGTTCAACAAGGTCGCCATTCTCGGCGGCGGTCTGCTCGGCGGCTCACTCGCACTCCGCCTGCAGGGCATGACGGAGGTGACTCTGTGGGCGAGACGGGAGGAGTCGGTCGAGAAGGCTCGTGAACTTGGAGTGGCCATCTCGACCACCGATCTCAAGGAGGCTGTGGCTGGCGCGGATCTGGTGGTCCTGAGCGTGCCGGTCGGGGTAATGCCGGAACTGGTGACCCGGGCGATCGACGAGGGTTTGCCGGATGATGCGTTGCTGACGGATGTGGGCAGCGTGAAATCGGCGGTCCACCAGAGCCTTCGCTCGGTCCTCGAAGGACGGAAATTCAGATTCATCGGCGGACACCCGATGGCTGGCTCCGAGACCCAGGGAATCGGTTCGGCGACCTCGGATCTGTTCGATGGGGCGATGTGTCTTCTGACAGATGACGACAAGGTCGGCGATCCATCGGTGGGCCGTCTGGAGTCCTTCTGGAGGGCAGTGGGTTGCCGCGTGCGTTGGATGGATGCGGCCGCGCACGACGAGTTGGTGGCGAGGATCAGCCACTTTCCCCACGTGATGGCGGCCGCAACCGCGATGGTCGGTCTCGAAACTCCCGGCGATGCCCGCTTCGGCGGGGGCGGATTGAGGGATACGACGCGGGTTGCCAGTGGTGACCCGGCGATGTGGGCGGAGATTCTGATGGAAAACGCGACGGCGGTCTCGGCATCCGTGCGTCAGGCGGGCGAGGCGCTCGGTGAAATGCTTGCCATGCTCGAGCGTGGCGACCATGAAGCGCTCCTCGGTTGGCTGGAACTTGCCCGCGACAGGCACCAGGCGGGCCGGGAACAACAGCACGATGAGTTCGAATAA
- the aroA gene encoding 3-phosphoshikimate 1-carboxyvinyltransferase, which yields MSSNKQISEFRVRPIGSFDADLEVPGDKSISHRSAMIAGLARGTSTITGFLPSEDCLNTLAAVRACGVGCDILEEMPGFGPTAMRIHGKAMQLEAPAEPIDCGNSGTGMRLLAGLLAGQSFESELFGDESLSGRPMGRITDPLGLMGARIETLGAKPGCAPLRIHASKLQPIRYELPMASAQVKSAVLLAGLFCEGETTVVQPAVTRDHTERMFEAFGLSLSEADNVISIEGGQVPEGREFRVPGDISSAAFWVVAAAARPGARLVVRNVGLNPTRTAVLDVVERMGATVIRRPVEAGGGEPYGDVEIHGAELSGTDLVRAEIPNLIDEIPVIAVAAALAKGRTRIREAKELRVKETDRVATTVENLRAMGGVVEEFEDGMEVEGGAPLKGAEVRSYGDHRIAMAFAIAGLFADGETRVLDTACVNTSYPGFSHHLDAVLRGCRDAAEYALPTRPTNS from the coding sequence ATGAGTTCGAATAAGCAGATCAGCGAGTTTCGGGTTCGGCCGATCGGGTCGTTCGATGCGGATCTCGAAGTCCCCGGAGACAAGAGCATTTCCCACCGGTCGGCGATGATCGCCGGACTGGCGCGGGGCACCTCGACCATCACAGGGTTTCTTCCGAGCGAGGATTGCCTGAACACGCTCGCGGCGGTGCGTGCTTGCGGGGTTGGCTGCGATATCCTTGAGGAAATGCCCGGATTCGGCCCGACGGCGATGCGGATCCACGGCAAGGCGATGCAACTGGAGGCTCCTGCGGAGCCGATCGACTGCGGCAATTCCGGTACCGGCATGCGCCTTCTCGCCGGCTTGCTGGCAGGGCAATCATTCGAGTCGGAACTCTTCGGCGATGAGTCGCTGTCCGGCCGCCCGATGGGTCGCATCACCGACCCGCTCGGCCTGATGGGCGCCCGGATCGAGACCCTTGGGGCGAAGCCGGGATGCGCTCCATTGAGAATTCACGCTTCGAAGCTTCAGCCGATCCGCTATGAACTCCCGATGGCCAGCGCGCAGGTCAAGAGTGCGGTGCTGCTGGCAGGTCTGTTCTGCGAAGGCGAGACGACGGTGGTCCAGCCGGCGGTGACCCGGGATCATACCGAGCGGATGTTCGAAGCCTTCGGGCTGAGCCTGTCGGAGGCCGACAACGTGATTTCGATCGAGGGCGGACAGGTTCCGGAAGGTCGGGAGTTCAGGGTCCCCGGAGACATCTCGAGCGCGGCATTCTGGGTTGTCGCCGCGGCGGCCCGACCGGGTGCGCGTCTGGTGGTCCGCAATGTCGGATTGAATCCCACCCGCACCGCGGTGCTCGACGTTGTCGAGCGGATGGGTGCGACCGTCATCCGACGGCCGGTGGAGGCCGGAGGCGGGGAACCCTACGGAGATGTCGAGATTCACGGCGCGGAGCTTTCCGGAACGGATCTCGTGAGGGCTGAGATTCCCAACCTCATCGACGAGATTCCCGTCATCGCGGTAGCCGCCGCTCTGGCGAAGGGCAGGACACGGATCCGTGAAGCGAAGGAGCTCCGGGTCAAGGAGACCGACCGCGTGGCGACGACCGTGGAGAACCTGCGGGCCATGGGCGGTGTTGTGGAGGAATTCGAAGATGGAATGGAGGTCGAGGGTGGAGCGCCGCTGAAAGGCGCTGAGGTCCGGAGCTACGGCGACCACCGTATTGCGATGGCCTTCGCGATCGCCGGACTCTTTGCCGATGGGGAGACCCGGGTGCTCGACACCGCTTGTGTGAATACCTCGTACCCCGGATTCTCCCACCATCTCGACGCCGTTTTGCGCGGTTGCCGGGATGCGGCCGAATACGCCCTGCCAACGCGACCTACGAATTCATGA
- the cmk gene encoding (d)CMP kinase has translation MSGHIAIAIDGPAASGKSTLARLLSEALGLTMVNSGEMYRAVTWKVLKSGVDPSDAEAVAKALEQMDIECGVENRLSTIAIDGVRLGPELRTEEVNRSVSLVSAVPEVREKLVDLQRGFLKFTDLVMEGRDIGTVVFPDTPFKIYVDADADVRAERRVAAGEVDAVHDRDREDSSRKTAPLKVAEGAAVLDTSKHTIESGVDAALEILSEQGLKRD, from the coding sequence ATGAGCGGACACATTGCCATTGCCATCGACGGACCCGCCGCATCCGGAAAGAGCACGCTGGCGCGGCTGCTTTCCGAAGCACTCGGACTGACCATGGTCAATTCCGGCGAGATGTACCGGGCCGTGACCTGGAAGGTTCTGAAGAGTGGCGTGGATCCCTCGGATGCCGAGGCAGTCGCGAAGGCGTTGGAACAGATGGACATCGAATGCGGAGTCGAGAACCGGCTTTCCACGATCGCGATCGACGGAGTCCGGCTCGGTCCGGAGCTGCGGACCGAAGAGGTGAATCGCTCGGTGTCACTCGTCTCGGCGGTTCCGGAGGTCAGGGAGAAGCTGGTCGATTTGCAGCGAGGATTCCTCAAGTTCACCGATCTGGTGATGGAGGGCAGGGACATCGGGACGGTCGTTTTTCCGGATACCCCGTTCAAGATCTACGTCGATGCCGATGCGGATGTCCGTGCGGAGCGCCGGGTTGCGGCCGGCGAGGTCGATGCAGTTCATGATCGCGACCGCGAGGACAGCAGTCGCAAGACCGCGCCGCTGAAGGTGGCCGAGGGTGCCGCGGTGTTGGATACCTCGAAGCACACGATCGAGAGTGGCGTCGATGCTGCTCTGGAAATCCTTTCGGAGCAGGGACTGAAACGGGACTGA
- a CDS encoding lysophospholipid acyltransferase family protein, which yields MMRWIYWLGWLTFRSGFRTLFGLRVRGLERLIRTGPVLVVSNHQSFLDPPLIGGLYRDEMHFLARKTLFRGIFKWIYRQWNAVPVDQEKPDMSSLKTIIRTLKEGHRVLVFPEGARTMDGSLGEAQPGVGLIAVKAAVPIQPIRIRGAREALPRGSGRIRLERIELHIGEPIILTPDDLKQLRGKDGYQEAADRLMQAISEL from the coding sequence ATGATGCGGTGGATCTACTGGCTGGGTTGGCTGACATTCCGAAGCGGATTCCGCACCTTGTTCGGTCTCCGGGTGCGCGGTCTTGAGCGGCTGATCCGGACTGGGCCGGTGTTGGTGGTGTCGAATCACCAGAGCTTTCTCGATCCTCCGTTGATCGGTGGATTGTACCGGGACGAGATGCATTTCCTCGCCCGGAAGACACTCTTCAGAGGGATCTTCAAGTGGATCTACCGCCAGTGGAACGCGGTTCCCGTGGATCAGGAGAAGCCGGACATGAGCAGTCTCAAGACGATTATCCGGACGCTCAAGGAGGGGCATCGGGTTCTGGTGTTTCCCGAAGGGGCAAGGACGATGGACGGTTCGCTCGGGGAGGCGCAGCCCGGAGTGGGGCTGATCGCGGTGAAGGCAGCGGTGCCGATCCAGCCGATCCGGATTCGCGGTGCCCGTGAGGCATTGCCCCGGGGATCCGGTCGCATCCGGCTCGAACGGATCGAACTCCATATCGGCGAACCGATCATCCTGACTCCGGACGATCTCAAACAGCTCCGCGGAAAGGACGGCTACCAAGAGGCCGCGGATCGTCTGATGCAGGCGATCTCGGAACTGTGA
- a CDS encoding molybdenum cofactor biosynthesis protein MoaE codes for MFALTAQPIDPEAIRKRVLDPAAGGFCSFEGWVRNHHQGRSVDRLEYEAYPALAEKEGLRILAEASERFDIHHAVCVHRTGTIEIGGLAVAVCVSASHRDAAFDACRYIIDEVKARVPIWKKEYFSDGEAGWVRCDHCATHHHH; via the coding sequence ATGTTCGCACTCACTGCCCAACCGATCGACCCCGAAGCCATTCGCAAGAGGGTTCTCGACCCTGCCGCGGGCGGTTTCTGTTCCTTCGAAGGATGGGTCAGGAACCATCATCAGGGTCGCTCGGTCGACCGCCTCGAATACGAGGCCTATCCCGCGCTCGCCGAAAAGGAGGGACTGCGGATCCTCGCCGAAGCCAGCGAACGATTCGACATCCATCACGCGGTTTGCGTGCACCGTACCGGCACCATCGAAATCGGCGGGCTAGCCGTCGCCGTGTGCGTTTCGGCGTCGCATCGCGATGCCGCCTTCGACGCCTGCCGCTACATCATCGACGAAGTGAAAGCCCGCGTTCCGATCTGGAAGAAGGAATACTTCAGTGATGGAGAAGCCGGCTGGGTCCGCTGCGACCACTGCGCCACCCATCATCACCACTGA
- a CDS encoding NTP transferase domain-containing protein, which translates to MKVLILAGGRSKRMGRDKANIVRPDGTRQLDYIFELAKSVSDDVSLSSNDPSVQLPGIDSIPDALPENGPLGAMLTFGSLVEHTGTVLIIGCDLFLLDRPTLEALIGGHRQDAYATCFSNRIDGRPEPLCAIYSEAALDRLDNVVLERDGKCARHFIESLNPTLLQPPNPVALDNANSPHDLDEAFAKLTHGVTPKTVRILYFAKLREARGLDEEAVETLACTCAGLYEELRFRHRLPLDIDSLRCARNGDFCDWDTLLEPDDEIVFIPPVAGG; encoded by the coding sequence ATGAAAGTCCTGATCCTCGCCGGAGGCCGGAGCAAGCGGATGGGCCGAGACAAGGCGAATATCGTCCGCCCCGACGGCACCCGACAACTCGACTACATCTTCGAGTTGGCGAAGTCGGTATCCGACGACGTGTCCCTTTCATCCAACGACCCGAGTGTCCAACTTCCCGGAATCGACTCAATCCCCGACGCACTTCCGGAGAACGGTCCGCTCGGTGCCATGTTGACCTTCGGCAGCCTCGTTGAGCACACAGGCACGGTTCTGATCATCGGCTGCGACTTGTTCCTTCTGGATCGACCAACCTTGGAAGCCCTCATTGGGGGTCATCGGCAGGACGCTTACGCCACGTGCTTTTCAAATCGCATCGACGGCCGTCCCGAACCGCTTTGCGCGATCTACTCGGAAGCGGCGCTCGACCGCCTCGACAACGTCGTCCTTGAACGTGATGGGAAGTGCGCGAGGCACTTCATCGAATCCCTGAACCCGACCCTTCTCCAGCCGCCCAATCCCGTCGCTCTCGACAACGCCAACTCCCCGCACGACTTGGACGAGGCCTTCGCGAAACTTACGCACGGCGTGACTCCCAAAACGGTCCGGATCCTCTACTTTGCCAAGTTGCGAGAGGCTCGCGGACTGGATGAGGAAGCAGTCGAAACGCTCGCATGCACCTGCGCCGGGCTCTACGAGGAACTCCGATTCAGGCACCGGCTCCCGCTCGATATCGACTCCCTGCGCTGCGCCCGCAATGGCGACTTCTGCGACTGGGACACCCTCCTCGAACCCGACGACGAGATCGTCTTCATCCCACCCGTTGCCGGCGGATAA
- the moaC gene encoding cyclic pyranopterin monophosphate synthase MoaC, whose product MSEETKLSHIDASNRASMVDVSGKSTTIRIATAEAQVRVNEAVAAQFDGTELVSKKGPVFQTAILAGVMGAKQTSSLIPLCHPLPLDSVKIDITFADRTATVRCTAKTTGKTGVEMEALTGASVAALTLYDMCKAVDPGITISQVRLLEKSGGKSDYQA is encoded by the coding sequence ATGAGCGAAGAAACGAAGCTGTCCCACATCGATGCGAGCAACCGTGCCAGCATGGTCGACGTCTCCGGCAAATCGACAACCATCCGGATCGCCACCGCCGAGGCACAGGTCCGCGTGAACGAGGCGGTCGCAGCGCAGTTCGACGGAACCGAGCTGGTCTCGAAGAAAGGCCCGGTTTTCCAAACCGCCATCCTCGCGGGGGTCATGGGAGCGAAGCAGACAAGCTCGCTCATCCCCCTGTGTCACCCACTGCCACTCGACAGTGTGAAGATCGACATCACCTTCGCCGACCGAACCGCAACCGTCCGATGCACCGCCAAGACCACCGGCAAAACCGGGGTCGAAATGGAAGCGCTGACTGGAGCCAGCGTCGCCGCCCTCACGCTCTACGACATGTGCAAGGCAGTGGATCCCGGCATCACGATTTCACAGGTCCGGCTGCTTGAGAAATCCGGAGGGAAGTCCGACTACCAAGCTTGA
- a CDS encoding molybdopterin molybdotransferase MoeA codes for MDALITPIEADALISTSLGVPGHETVPLTETLGRTLYGPIVADRDLPPYSRAMMDGIALDLSAADLSTPLELAGLHAAGEPPPRPLKPGEAWEIMTGAMVPEDCDTVIPYEHLSSDHRSVIEPATAGQFIHRAASDAQAGDTLVHDVRLIGPAEIAIAASVGLTELNVGIRPKVALISSGDEAVPISTRPEPWQIRRSNGAMLEAWLNRGGNDPVMHAHIPDDPASCSKTLKQAIDQADLILVCGGISKGKRDFIRPVLEEILGPPAFHGVAQRPGKPLAFWSGPPAVFALPGNPVSVLATFARYVIPSLAQLEGRDPSERHLACPPSIEALPRLTWLLPLGADGTPLPPKNSGDFISIAGVDGFLEIPPAPEFDAGQALRHYPLHIS; via the coding sequence ATGGATGCCTTGATCACACCTATCGAGGCGGATGCGCTGATCAGCACGTCGTTGGGCGTCCCCGGGCACGAGACCGTCCCGCTTACGGAGACACTGGGCAGAACGCTCTACGGTCCGATTGTAGCCGACCGCGATCTACCGCCCTACTCGCGGGCGATGATGGACGGGATCGCACTCGATCTCTCTGCCGCCGACCTATCAACACCCCTTGAACTCGCCGGTCTTCACGCAGCCGGCGAGCCGCCTCCCCGCCCTCTGAAGCCCGGTGAAGCATGGGAGATCATGACCGGGGCCATGGTCCCCGAAGACTGCGATACCGTCATCCCCTATGAACACCTCAGCTCCGATCACCGCTCGGTCATCGAGCCAGCAACGGCCGGGCAGTTCATTCATCGCGCCGCCAGTGATGCTCAGGCGGGAGACACCCTGGTACACGACGTCCGGCTCATCGGACCCGCGGAAATCGCGATCGCGGCGTCGGTGGGACTGACCGAGCTCAATGTCGGGATCCGCCCGAAAGTGGCACTGATCTCGAGTGGTGATGAGGCGGTTCCGATCAGCACCCGCCCCGAACCGTGGCAGATCCGGCGCTCCAACGGGGCCATGCTCGAAGCTTGGCTCAACAGAGGCGGCAACGATCCGGTGATGCACGCCCACATTCCTGATGATCCGGCATCCTGCAGCAAGACCCTCAAACAGGCGATCGACCAAGCCGATCTCATTCTGGTCTGCGGTGGCATTTCAAAGGGAAAGCGGGACTTCATCCGGCCGGTGCTCGAGGAGATCCTCGGGCCGCCCGCTTTTCATGGTGTCGCGCAGCGACCCGGCAAGCCGCTTGCCTTCTGGTCGGGCCCACCGGCGGTCTTCGCTCTTCCTGGAAACCCGGTGTCCGTGCTCGCGACCTTCGCCCGATATGTGATTCCTTCACTCGCCCAACTCGAAGGACGGGATCCGAGCGAGCGTCACCTAGCTTGTCCGCCATCGATCGAGGCCCTCCCCCGACTGACATGGCTACTGCCCCTTGGTGCGGATGGCACGCCGCTCCCCCCGAAGAACTCCGGCGACTTCATCTCGATTGCCGGCGTTGACGGATTCCTTGAGATACCTCCCGCGCCGGAGTTCGACGCCGGTCAAGCCCTGCGCCATTATCCTCTCCACATCTCATGA